From the genome of Vicia villosa cultivar HV-30 ecotype Madison, WI linkage group LG2, Vvil1.0, whole genome shotgun sequence, one region includes:
- the LOC131651212 gene encoding uncharacterized protein LOC131651212: MEQLYFDGMAICIHVGFPELFITFTCNPKWPEIKRVTDKIKLYPHDRPDIISRVFKIKLDELLSDLTKKHVLGRVIAYIYTIEFQKRGLPHAHILLFMHPESKCPSPEDINNIISAEIPSEDDDMQLYHLVKTHMIHGPCGYANTSSPCMKNNQCSKFFPKKFQARTVVDHKGYPLYMRRDTGITVTKKDVDLDNRFVAPYNPYLLKKFQAHINIEWCNQGTSVKYLFKYINKGYDRITATVVDTTNDGSSLNGNLDEIKQYLDCRYVSPSEACWRIFSFPIHGRSPAVERLYFHLEGDNCVYYTDYELIDEVLEKPSVKESMFTAWMEANKTYPEAKDLTYSKFLTRFVYDKRYRRWRPRKRGNTVGRLIWVPPSTGPTCYEDIKKVGGIVRHSFRDACFEMGFLNDGKEYVSAIYEAKDWGSGYFLRQLFVTMLLSGTMNRPNHVWVKTWNVLADGILYQQRQATKKLDLHLTDNELKNLTLIAIEEMLQSNRRSLHEFKDMPYPDSYVTRDIDNRLIYDERDYNVNDERKNFTALFKALTGGRTAHSKFKIPVPTLDNSTCNINKNTEHAQLLQATDVIIWDEAPMAHKNCFEALDKTLKDLMNQNGPSGRIFGGKVVVFGGDFRHILPVVPRASRSDIVHASIFSSYVWDHCKVLTLTRNMRLRNDRGNKNSNDIAEFSKWILDVGDGRISEPNDGLADIEIPHELLITDFEDPIQAIVESTYPDLLQNYTRLDYLQGKAILASTIEVIDRINHYILDLIPGEQKEYLSSDEIDKTDATYTEAYEVLTPEFLSNLRTSGLPNHILKLKVGTPIMLMRNLDQSQGLCNGTRLIVTRLANHVIEARIISGKNIGNLFYIPRMSMSPSESPWPFKLIRRQFPIIVSYAMTINKSQGQSLDTVGLYLPTPVFSHGQLYVAISRVTNKNGLKILIHDNDNVPLSTTTNVVYKEVFQSLC; the protein is encoded by the exons ATGGAGCAGCTTTATTTTGATGGAATGGCTATTTGTATCCACGTTGGTTTTCCCGAACTTTTTATCACTTTTACTTGTAATCCAAAGTGGCCCGAAATTAAGAGAGTTACCGACAAAATAAAGCTTTATCCTCACGATCGCCCTGACATCATATCCCGAGTTTTTAAAATCAAGTTGGATGAGCTGTTGTCTGATTTAACAAAAAAGCATGTATTGGGGAGAGTTATTGCAT ATATATACACAATTGAGTTTCAAAAAAGAGGTTTACCACATGCACATATTCTGTTATTTATGCATCCCGAAAGCAAGTGTCCCAGTCCAGAAGATATAAACAACATCATTTCAGCAGAAATTCCATCGGAGGATGATGATATGCAACTTTATCATCTGGTGAAAACACATATGATTCACGGACCATGCGGATACGCAAACACTTCATCTCCGTGTATGAAAAACAATCAATGCTCAAAATTCTTCCCAAAGAAATTTCAGGCTCGCACTGTTGTTGACCATAAAGGATATCCTTTGTACATGAGAAGAGATACTGGAATTACAGTTACGAAAAAGGACGTTGACCTTGATAACAGATTTGTAGCTCCTTATAATCCATATTTGTTGAAGAAATTCCAGGCTCACATCAACATTGAGTGGTGTAATCAGGGAACATCCGTTAAgtatttattcaaatatattaacaAAGGATATGACCGAATTACCGCAACTGTAGTTGATACTACCAATGATGGATCATCTTTAAATGGAAATCTTGATGAAATAAAACAATATCTTGACTGTAGATATGTCTCTCCAAGTGAAGCATGTTGGAGGATATTCTCATTTCCCATTCATGGAAGGTCGCCCGCTGTCGAGAGGTTGTATTTTCATCTCGAGGGAGACAATTGTGTTTACTATACTGATTATGAGTTGATCGATGAGGTACTTGAAAAACCAAGTGTGAAAGAGTCTATGTTTACCGCTTGGATGGAAGCCAACAAGACATATCCAGAGGCAAAAGATTTGACTTACTCCAAGTTTCTCACAAGATTTGTGTATGACAAAAGATACAGACGATGGAGACCACGCAAAAGAGGTAATACAGTTGGAAGACTTATATGGGTTCCGCCAAGTACAG GGCCGACTTGCTACGAGGACATAAAAAAGGTGGGAGGAATTGTTCGGCACAGTTTTAGGGATGCATGTTTCGAAATGGGATTTCTTAATGATGGTAAGGAATATGTTTCGGCAATATACGAGGCCAAAGATTGGGGTTCAGGTTATTTTTTGCGACAATTGTTTGTCACCATGCTACTCTCCGGTACAATGAATAGACCTAACCATGTTTGGGTTAAAACTTGGAACGTATTGGCAGACGGCATTCTTTACCAGCAGAGGCAAGCAACCAAAAAATTAG acCTGCATTTAACGGACAATGAATTGAAAAACTTGACGCTCATTGCCATTGAGGAAATGTTGCAGTCCAATCGAAGAAGCTTGCACGAGTTTAAAGATATGCCATATCCTGACTCATATGTCACAAGAGACATCGACAACCGTCTGATATATGATGAACGTGATTACAACGTTAATGACGAAAGAAAAAATTTCACTGCTCTATTCAAAGCACTCACAG GCGGAAGAACTGCCCACTCAAAGTTCAAAATTCCAGTGCCGACCCTTGACAACTCTACGTGCAATATCAACAAGAATACCGAGCATGCACAGTTACTTCAAGCAACTGATGTGATCATATGGGATGAAGCACCCATGGCACATAAAAATTGCTTTGAAGCATTAGACAAAACCCTTAAAGACCTCATGAATCAGAATGGGCCATCGGGTAGAATATTTGGAGGGAAAGTTGTTGTATTCGGCGGAGATTTTCGGCATATTCTTCCCGTTGTTCCAAGAGCTTCCCGTTCCGATATTGTGCATGCATCAATATTCTCATCTTATGTGTGGGATCACTGCAAGGTCCTCACTCTAACAAGAAATATGAGGCTTAGGAATGATAGAGGCAATAAGAACAGTAATGATATAGCAGAGTTCTCGAAATGGATACTGGATGTCGGCGATGGTAGGATATCCGAACCAAATGATGGATTGGCCGATATAGAGATCCCTCATGAATTATTAATTACGGATTTTGAAGATCCCATACAAGCCATCGTTGAAAGCACGTACCCGGATTTGTTGCAAAATTATACCCGTCTTGATTATTTGCAAGGCAAAGCAATTCTTGCATCAACAATTGAAGTTATTGACAGAATAAACCATTATATTTTGGACCTAATACCAG GGGAACAAAAGGAATATCTCAGTTCCGACGAGATAGATAAGACCGATGCGACATACACTGAAGCTTACGAAGTTCTAACACCCGAATTCTTGAGTAATCTAAGAACATCCGGTCTACCGAATCACATTCTCAAATTGAAGGTTGGTACACCAATTATGTTGATGAGAAATTTAGACCAATCTCAAGGATTATGCAATGGCACAAGACTTATTGTTACAAGATTGGCCAATCACGTCATTGAGGCAAGAATTATTTCTGGCAAAAATATAGGTAACCTCTTTTACATTCCTCGAATGTCTATGTCCCCTTCAGAGTCTCCTTGGCCATTTAAGTTGATTAGGCGACAATTTCCAATAATTGTCTCTTATGCTATGACAATTAATAAATCCCAAGGTCAATCTCTTGATACCGTCGGACTGTATTTGCCTACTCCCGTCTTTAGTCATGGTCAATTATATGTTGCCATATCTAGAGTTACCAACAAAAACGGTTTAAAGATACTGATTCATGACAACGACAATGTTCCGCTGTCGACAACTACAAATGTCGTGTACAAGGAAGTTTTTCAATCACTTTGTTAA
- the LOC131651213 gene encoding uncharacterized protein LOC131651213 has translation MARPIEYLRDINDSKDLWKISVRYKHIWSVTSASKKEHLEMILVDSKGSMIQVVVPPYLVAKFKEYLCHGCSYVMQNFKVGSNDFSFKSTDHKHKLVFCGSTSLKKTDNPEIPVNVLNLLSLSDIVDDVLGGVVEITQFNVSSDNSKSKVVFSITDNSKSMVVCTLWGQFAIQFNEYWTKNKDDGNFPLNVSNAWNGTKLIINDTGFEQVSKLNESFRGDFPKLSDTGVQVTASQNSQYSDFNKFVWKADVLSLAEIGGLQQETTCVTVATLDKFDVGQSGWYYDGCVDRTKSVTLRDGKLECYAKHISPSPVPRLLQFKLEILVVDGKCTAKFIFWDVDCVKLVGKSAAEIINGLKRTGEYDPLEFPYELDSILKRELAIRAVFQPKNGRLSVIGFRDDPETRNKVKDNFRAEEPTSRLRIIEPTSQDEFPSVSEPLSVSADYDPSASNTNLTPSKRILSEAVEEIEGVQLSSTKLIKDIKKEE, from the exons ATGGCGCGTCCAATTGAGTATCTGAGAGATATCAATGACTCAAAGGACCTATGGAAGATTTCTGTTAGGTACAAACATATTTGGTCAGTcacaagtgcttcaaagaaggaaCACCTTGAAATGATTCTCGTGGATTCTAAG GGATCTATGATTCAAGTTGTTGTGCCTCCGTACTTGGTTGCCAAGTTCAAGGAATATCTCTGTCATGGTTGTTCATACGTAATGCAGAATTTTAAAGTAGGTTCCAATGACTTTTCTTTTAAGTCCACCGATCACAAACACAAGCTGGTGTTCTGTGGATCAACTTCCCTTAAGAAAACCGACAACCCTGAAATTCCTGTTAATGTTCTCAATCTACTAAGTCTTTCTGACATTGTAGATG ATGTTCTTGGTGGTGTTGTAGAGATTACTCAATTCAACGTCAGTTCTGATAACAGCAAGAGCAAAGTTGTTTTTTCAATTACTGATAATAG CAAGTCAATGGTTGTGTGTACGTTATGGGGTCAGTTTGCAATCCAATTCAATGAGTATTGGACAAAAAATAAGGATGATG GAAACTTTCCTTTAAACGTATCCAATGCATGGAATGGCACAAAACTGATCATTAATGATACTGGTTTTGAACAAGTTTCTAAGCTAAATGAAAG TTTTAGAGGTGATTTCCCAAAGTTATCAGATACAGGCGTGCAAGTTACTGCATCACAAAATTCACAATACTCAGATTTCAATAAGTTTGTATGGAAAGCTGATGTTTTAAGTCTTGCAGAAATAGGGGGTTTGCAACAG GAAACTACATGTGTAACTGTTGCCACGCTGGATAAATTTGATGTTGGACAATCTGGATGGTATTACGACGGATGTGTTGACCGTACAAAAAGTGTGACTTTGAGGGATGGAAAGCTTGAGTGTTATGCAAAACATATAAGTCCTTCTCCCGTGCCCAG gttgctacagtttaAACTGGAAATATTGGTTGTTGACGGTAAATGCACTGCTAAGTTCATTTTTTGGGACGTCGACTGTGTTAAGTTGGTAGGGAAATCCGCTGCTGAGATTATAAATGGTCTAAAAAGG ACTGGGGAGTATGATCCGCTTGAATTCCCTTACGAACTTGATTCAATATTGAAGCGTGAGTTGGCCATCAGAGCTGTATTCCAGCCCAAAAATGGACGCCTTTCTGTGATTGGTTTCAGAGATGATCCGGAAACCCGTAATAAAGTTAAGGACAATTTTAGAGCTGAAGAG CCTACATCTAGGCTTCGCATAATTGAACCAACATCGCAGGACGAATTTCCAAGTGTTTCT GAACCTCTTTCTGTCTCAGCTGATTATGATCCATCTGCCTCAAATACTAATCTTACCCCTTCTAAGAGAATTTTGAGTGAAGCTGTTGAGGAAATTGAAGGTGTCCAGCTTTCGTCGACGAAGTTAATTAAAGATATCAAGAAGGAAGAGTAG